A window of Gopherus evgoodei ecotype Sinaloan lineage chromosome 13, rGopEvg1_v1.p, whole genome shotgun sequence contains these coding sequences:
- the BCR gene encoding breakpoint cluster region protein isoform X2, which yields MWELLVADYTMQGIFRYFYQSCTYRSQADSVGKHSHAGNTALWTHVRNKVRREKLDPQVLQDKDWQRTVISMNGVEVKLSVKFTSREFSLKRMPSRKQTGVFGVKIAIVTKRERSKVPYIVRQCVEEIERRGMEEVGIYRVSGVATDIQALKAAFDVNNKDVSVMMSEMDVNAIAGTLKLYFRELPEPLFTDELYPNFAEGIALSDPVAKESCMLNLLLSLPEPNLVTFLFLLDHLKRVAERESINKMSLHNLATVFGPTLLRPSEKDSKIPANPTQPITMTDSWSLEVMSQVQVLLYFLQLETIPTPDSKRQSILFSTEV from the exons ATGTGGGAATTGCTGGTTGCCGACTACACTATGCAAGGGATCTTCAGATATTTCTACCAGAGCTGCACCTATCGGAGCCAGGCAGATTCAGTGGGGAAACACTCACATGCCGGCAACACCGCGCTGTGGACTCATGTCCGTAACAAAGTACGCAGAGAAAAG CTGGATCCGCAGGTGTTACAGGATAAAGATTGGCAACGCACAGTCATCTCAATGAATGGA GTTGAAGTGAAGCTGTCAGTGAAATTTACCAGCCGGGAGTTTAGTCTGAAAAGAATGCCATCTCGTAAACAGACTGGGGTCTTTGGAGTCAAGATTGCCATTGTCACCAA GAGAGAAAGATCAAAGGTGCCTTACATTGTGCGCCAGTGTGTGGAGGAGATAGAGCGACGTGGGATGGAGGAGGTGGGCATCTACCGTGTCTCTGGGGTTGCAACTGATATCCAAGCTTTGAAAGCTGCTTTTGATGTCA ACAACAAAGATGTGTCCGTGATGATGAGCGAGATGGATGTTAatgccattgcagggacattAAAATTATACTTCAGAGAACTGCCTGAACCCCTCTTCACAGACGAACTGTACCCCAACTTTGCTGAGGGCATTG CACTTTCAGACCCTGTTGCAAAGGAAAGCTGCATGCTGAATTTACTGCTCTCACTTCCAGAACCCAACCTCGTGACATTCCTTTTCCTTCTGGACCATTTAAAAAG GGTTGCCGAGAGAGAAAGCATCAACAAGATGTCCCTGCACAACCTGGCAACTGTCTTTGGACCAACGCTGCTCAGACCCTCAGAGAAGGACAGTAAGATTCCTGCTAACCCAACCCAACCTATAACAATGACTGATAGCTGGTCACTAGAAGTCATGTCCCAG GTTCAAGTTCTTCTTTACTTCCTGCAGTTGGAGACTATCCCCACCCCAGACAGCAAAAGGCAAAGCATCCTCTTTTCCACCGAGGTGTAG